Below is a window of Halanaerobiales bacterium DNA.
TTTATCAATATTTTTTAGTTCATTAATTGCAGCTAAAATTTCATCTTTTAATATTTTTGCTGCTTGATCTGGATCTTTATGAGCTCCTCCAATAGGTTCCTTAATTATTTTGTCTATAATATTTAAATCAAATAGGTCTTTAGAAGTTAAAGAAAGAGCTTTAGCAGCTTCAGAAGCTTCATCAGAATCTTTCCAGAGTATAGCAGCACAGGCTTCAGGAGAACAAACCGAATAATAACTATATTCAAACATCATAATTTTATCTCCAAGTCCAATACCTAAAGCTCCACCACTACCACCTTCACCAATTACAATAGTAATAATAGGAACTTTTAAATCAGACATTTCCATTAAATTAGTAGCAATTGCTTCAGCCTGACCTCTTTCTTCAGCCCCTATTCCTGGATAAGCTCCAGGAGTATTAATTAAAGATATTACAGGTCTATTAAATTTTTCTGCCTCTTTCATTAAACGCATTGCTTTGCGATAACCTTCAGGATGGGCCATCCCAAAATTTCTTTCTAAATTTTCATTAGTAGTCTGACCCTTTTGATGCCCAATAATAGTAATAGGTTGTTCCTCAACAATTGCTATACCACCTATTAAAGCAAGATCATCTCCAAATCTCCTATCACCATGTAATTCTACAAAAGTACTGGAAATTCTATTAATATAGTCTCTGGTTGTTGGTCTTTCTTGGTGACGGGCAATTTCTAAAAGTTGAGCAGGTTCCAAATTTTCATATATTTCTTCTCTTAAGTTATCTGCTTTATTTTCTAAAGTTATTATTTCATCAGTTAAGTCAACACCTTTTTCATCCATAAAATCCTTTAAATCACTAATTTTTTTATTTAATTCAATTAACGGTTTTTCAAATTCAAAATAATTACTGGGCATCATTAATCACTCCAGCCTCATGTATTTTTAAAATATCTCCTAAAGTCGCTTTCATTTTCTTTCTATGAACAACTTTATCAATCATACCATGTTCAAGTAAAAATTCAGCACTCTGGAAATCATCAGGTAATTTTTTGCTTATTGTTTGCTTAATAACTCTT
It encodes the following:
- a CDS encoding acetyl-CoA carboxylase carboxyltransferase subunit alpha; translation: MPSNYFEFEKPLIELNKKISDLKDFMDEKGVDLTDEIITLENKADNLREEIYENLEPAQLLEIARHQERPTTRDYINRISSTFVELHGDRRFGDDLALIGGIAIVEEQPITIIGHQKGQTTNENLERNFGMAHPEGYRKAMRLMKEAEKFNRPVISLINTPGAYPGIGAEERGQAEAIATNLMEMSDLKVPIITIVIGEGGSGGALGIGLGDKIMMFEYSYYSVCSPEACAAILWKDSDEASEAAKALSLTSKDLFDLNIIDKIIKEPIGGAHKDPDQAAKILKDEILAAINELKNIDKDKLIEKRYNKFRKIGEYQRNKEKN